In Hydractinia symbiolongicarpus strain clone_291-10 chromosome 13, HSymV2.1, whole genome shotgun sequence, a single genomic region encodes these proteins:
- the LOC130623348 gene encoding solute carrier family 22 member 18-like, with amino-acid sequence MEANEKKNRIRTFLISIVRGKPQSKKNILLNEDKELQKRIFIILVACHIGAFVQSCAYFIQNTAFPYLTKELHVSPQVYGYVISLTAILQLIGGPLCGRLGDIYGGRLTLIISFLALAISYSLLSISTNIPMLFISRISTIAAHALQSTYMIISDVTFEEERANMIGKIGVSHGLGMIVGSGIGGFITDKFGIRPAIVVAIFVVLICAVVAFIMIPRDTKAIRTILDETRSKTTLDCSLKSMHSVSEQKQGTSSFGLKEIIAVAKTKHMIYLLAIKTISGFPFSVLGAMFTLILMDYYMLGPKDNGIVLSYLGVVGMITQGYLVGVLTHYVNDADLILIAIMLMAAGSLFLIISQSIVLFCVVAIPLTIGGSLLHIIITSLITKIVPKDKTGSALGLTMCTHAIIRTFSPTIGGFLFQHIGFYSFGLLGYVINLSLVVYLIFYGRIDFEA; translated from the coding sequence ATGGAGGcaaatgaaaagaaaaacagaattcGAACATTTTTAATCTCCATCGTACGAGGAAAACCACAgagcaagaaaaatattttactaaACGAAGACAAAGAATTAcaaaaacgaatttttataattttagtaGCGTGCCATATTGGAGCATTCGTGCAGTCATGCGCTTACTTTATACAGAACACCGCCTTCCCATACTTGACAAAAGAGCTGCATGTTAGTCCACAGGTATATGGCTACGTCATCTCTCTTACCGCCATCTTGCAACTGATCGGTGGACCGTTGTGTGGTCGTCTTGGTGACATATATGGTGGACGTTTAACATTAATCATATCATTTCTTGCACTCGCTATTTCATACAGTTTACTTTCAATATCAACAAATATTCCCATGTTGTTTATATCAAGAATTTCAACAATTGCCGCGCATGCGTTGCAAAGTACGTACATGATCATCTCTGACGTCACATTTGAAGAGGAACGTGCGAATATGATTGGTAAAATAGGAGTATCACATGGCTTGGGCATGATTGTCGGATCCGGAATAGGTGGATTTATAACTGATAAGTTTGGTATTCGTCCGGCCATTGTAGTAGCGATATTTGTTGTCCTCATATGCGCTGTTGTAGCGTTTATTATGATTCCACGCGACACGAAAGCTATCCGAACAATCCTGGATGAAACACGAAGTAAAACAACGTTAGACTGCAGTCTAAAAAGCATGCACTCTGTATCAGAGCAAAAACAGGGTACCTCATCTTTCGGTTTGAAAGAAATCATAGCTGTTGCAAAGACAAAACACATGATTTATTTACTTGCAATTAAAACAATTTCCGGATTTCCGTTTAGTGTTCTTGGGGCAATGTTTACGTTAATTCTTATGGATTACTACATGTTGGGACCAAAAGACAATGGAATTGTTTTGTCTTACCTTGGCGTGGTCGGTATGATTACGCAGGGCTATTTAGTTGGAGTGTTAACTCACTATGTGAATGATGCGGATTTAATTCTGATTGCCATCATGCTTATGGCAGCTGGCTcgttatttttaataatttcgcAAAGCATTGTTTTATTTTGCGTTGTGGCGATACCATTAACGATTGGTGGTTCACTCTTACATATCATTATTACGTCCCTCATCACTAAAATTGTACCTAAAGACAAAACTGGTTCCGCTTTGGGACTGACTATGTGTACTCATGCCATTATACGTACCTTCTCACCCACCATTGGTGGATTTCTGTTTCAGCATATTGGTTTTTACTCATTTGGACTGCTTGGTTATGTTATTAATTTAAGTCTTGTGgtgtatttaatattttatggaCGAATTGATTTTGAAGCATAG